One Verrucomicrobiota bacterium genomic window carries:
- a CDS encoding integron integrase yields MKTILFTHWETVLRNSGFHCSKIQSHTITIRWYLGWLKRRGEKATCQNAREFVAELIRERSPEDWMAERWRQALRWFFVNAPERVPVHQNKGGQTLARFGGGVQMVPMSPQTSPRLQGEADRKESRIQDRKEKPDEPHEFRVIRPSFQTAENGEKSAKRVHETLPDSKDADANLNKARELMRVRHMSLATERSYLGWLKRFLRFCKVCGDGNPSQESLQSYLTHLAVREGVSASTQKQALNACVFFLREVMKLELGDFSSFMRGRIRRSIPVVLSREELQRLFDALPARYRLMARLQYGTGLRLSELMRLRVKDVDFARRQIVVRAGKGNKDRLVGLPEPLAGELETQLRYARTLHEEDRRRGLPGVEMPSSGLQRKFSKSAEAWEWFWLWPGQNESTDPRSGVIRRHHFHPGIYQKHIKQAARRAGLAKRVTSHTLRHCFATHLLERGTDIRSVQDLLGHRSIETTQIYLHVLSKPGMALPTPLVA; encoded by the coding sequence ATGAAAACAATTCTCTTCACCCATTGGGAAACCGTGCTGCGAAACAGCGGGTTTCATTGCAGTAAGATTCAGTCTCACACGATTACAATCAGGTGGTATTTGGGGTGGCTGAAGCGGCGAGGCGAGAAAGCAACCTGCCAAAATGCCAGAGAGTTTGTGGCCGAGTTGATACGGGAGAGAAGTCCAGAGGATTGGATGGCGGAACGCTGGCGTCAGGCGTTGCGGTGGTTTTTTGTGAACGCCCCGGAACGGGTACCGGTTCACCAAAACAAGGGTGGTCAAACGCTGGCCCGATTTGGTGGCGGCGTGCAAATGGTACCCATGTCTCCCCAAACCTCACCCAGGCTGCAAGGAGAGGCTGATAGAAAGGAAAGCAGGATTCAGGACCGTAAAGAAAAACCGGACGAGCCCCATGAATTCAGGGTGATCAGGCCCAGTTTTCAAACAGCGGAGAACGGTGAAAAATCCGCCAAACGCGTTCATGAAACCTTGCCTGACTCGAAAGATGCGGATGCGAATCTGAACAAGGCCCGCGAGCTTATGAGGGTGCGTCACATGAGTCTGGCCACCGAGCGCAGCTACCTGGGTTGGTTGAAACGGTTTTTGCGGTTTTGCAAGGTTTGCGGCGACGGCAATCCGTCTCAGGAATCGCTTCAATCTTACTTGACCCACCTGGCGGTAAGGGAGGGTGTAAGCGCTTCCACGCAAAAGCAGGCGCTCAATGCCTGTGTCTTTTTCTTAAGAGAAGTCATGAAGCTTGAACTCGGAGATTTTTCCTCCTTCATGCGCGGTCGTATTCGGCGATCGATTCCGGTGGTGCTCAGTCGGGAGGAATTACAACGGCTGTTCGATGCACTTCCCGCACGTTACCGGCTGATGGCGCGTCTTCAGTACGGGACCGGCCTTCGATTGAGCGAACTGATGCGATTGCGGGTGAAGGATGTGGATTTTGCCCGGCGTCAAATTGTGGTGCGGGCCGGCAAGGGAAACAAGGACCGGTTGGTGGGCCTTCCCGAACCTTTGGCTGGTGAACTGGAAACCCAATTGCGTTATGCCAGGACCCTGCATGAGGAAGACCGCCGTCGCGGGCTTCCCGGAGTAGAGATGCCCAGTAGTGGATTGCAGCGAAAATTTTCCAAGTCGGCGGAAGCATGGGAATGGTTCTGGTTGTGGCCGGGACAGAACGAAAGTACGGATCCCCGTAGCGGAGTAATCCGACGCCATCACTTCCATCCGGGCATTTACCAGAAACATATCAAGCAAGCGGCGAGGCGGGCCGGGTTGGCAAAACGGGTGACCTCGCATACTTTGCGCCACTGTTTCGCCACCCACCTACTGGAACGGGGAACGGATATCCGCAGCGTGCAGGATCTTCTGGGACACCGCAGTATCGAAACCACGCAGATTTACCTGCATGTTCTTTCAAAACCCGGAATGGCTCTGCCCACGCCGCTTGTGGCCTGA
- a CDS encoding toxin — translation MVYDWDPEKEEWLNENRNLSFLHVLYHLDRGDLLDVREHANKEKYPHQKVLIVNMNDYVYAVPFVEDDETWFLKTIIPSRKETKKYLK, via the coding sequence ATGGTTTATGATTGGGATCCAGAAAAAGAAGAATGGCTCAACGAAAACCGAAATCTGAGTTTCCTGCACGTTCTTTACCACCTTGATCGGGGTGATCTCCTAGACGTAAGGGAGCACGCCAACAAGGAAAAGTATCCGCACCAAAAAGTGCTTATTGTCAATATGAATGATTATGTGTATGCAGTTCCATTCGTTGAGGATGACGAGACTTGGTTTTTGAAAACGATTATTCCCAGTAGAAAAGAAACGAAGAAGTATTTGAAATGA
- a CDS encoding CopG family antitoxin — MKALKLDQEEKELLEELERDEWVSTLASPKDFKQFQEAAKNTLKKDKRVNIRISERDLSSIQKIALEEGIPYQTLISSVLHKYVNKKIKV, encoded by the coding sequence ATGAAGGCATTAAAATTAGACCAGGAAGAGAAAGAATTACTCGAAGAATTAGAAAGAGATGAATGGGTATCCACTCTCGCATCTCCCAAGGATTTCAAGCAGTTTCAAGAGGCTGCCAAGAACACTTTAAAGAAAGACAAAAGAGTGAACATTCGCATCAGCGAACGAGATCTTTCTTCGATCCAGAAAATAGCACTTGAAGAAGGTATACCGTATCAGACTTTGATATCGAGCGTGCTCCATAAATACGTAAACAAAAAGATCAAAGTATAA